The Eubacteriaceae bacterium Marseille-Q4139 genome has a window encoding:
- a CDS encoding helix-turn-helix transcriptional regulator produces the protein MAREKFRTLTEQMFYILLSLVTECCGVDVMERVEKMTGGRVAVGPGTLYNLLENFQEAEMIRETKVEGRRRSYVITEQGRKVLSEEYGRLGRMREDYRKTFGEGDGE, from the coding sequence ATGGCGAGAGAAAAATTCCGGACGCTCACGGAGCAGATGTTTTATATCCTTTTAAGCCTCGTGACGGAGTGCTGCGGCGTTGATGTTATGGAACGTGTGGAGAAAATGACAGGGGGCCGTGTGGCTGTCGGGCCTGGAACCTTATATAACCTGCTGGAAAACTTTCAGGAAGCAGAGATGATCCGTGAGACGAAGGTGGAAGGGCGAAGGCGCAGCTACGTGATTACGGAACAGGGGCGGAAGGTGCTCTCAGAAGAATATGGGAGACTTGGCCGCATGCGGGAGGATTACAGGAAAACCTTCGGAGAGGGGGACGGAGAATGA
- a CDS encoding carboxymuconolactone decarboxylase family protein: MAVKQTAGRRDLGEFAPKFAELNDDVLFGEVWSREEALSLRDRSLVTVTALMAQGLVDSSFQFHLMSAKANGITGEEIAEILTHAAFYAGWPKAWAAFRMAKEVWKDEAPGTGRGGLFGLGGKNDAYAQYFVGQSYLKPLAREGGVAAANVTFEPGCRNNWHIHRADKGGGQILLCTEGRGWYQEWGKEARELHAGDAVEIPAGVKHWHGAAKDSWFSHLAVEIPGENAANEWLEPVSDEDYSRLP; the protein is encoded by the coding sequence ATGGCAGTAAAACAGACGGCAGGACGCAGGGATCTTGGGGAGTTTGCCCCGAAGTTTGCAGAGCTCAACGATGATGTACTTTTCGGAGAGGTGTGGAGCCGGGAGGAGGCGCTCTCCCTCAGGGACCGCTCCCTGGTTACGGTTACAGCCCTGATGGCACAGGGGCTTGTGGACTCTTCGTTCCAGTTCCACCTGATGTCCGCAAAGGCAAACGGGATCACGGGAGAGGAGATTGCGGAAATTCTTACCCACGCGGCCTTTTATGCAGGCTGGCCGAAGGCATGGGCGGCTTTCCGCATGGCAAAAGAGGTGTGGAAGGACGAGGCGCCGGGAACGGGCCGCGGCGGCCTGTTTGGCCTTGGAGGGAAAAACGACGCATACGCACAGTATTTCGTGGGCCAGAGCTATTTAAAGCCCCTTGCAAGAGAAGGCGGAGTCGCAGCGGCAAATGTGACGTTTGAGCCGGGCTGCCGCAACAACTGGCACATCCATCGTGCAGACAAAGGCGGCGGCCAGATCCTTTTGTGCACCGAGGGCCGCGGCTGGTACCAGGAGTGGGGCAAGGAAGCGAGGGAGCTCCATGCCGGAGATGCCGTGGAAATCCCGGCAGGCGTAAAGCACTGGCACGGAGCAGCAAAGGATAGCTGGTTCTCCCATCTGGCTGTTGAAATCCCGGGAGAAAATGCCGCCAATGAGTGGCTGGAGCCGGTATCCGATGAAGATTATTCCCGTCTTCCGTAA
- a CDS encoding GNAT family N-acetyltransferase produces the protein MEYRIDDQALSAERFLPFVNQVWPGNYDVEKTEQALKKTVNITAYDGGTLVGCLRLLTDGCFFGTITELLVLPQYQRQGIGSSLLGLAKEHTPTMLYFGAQPGLEGFYEKNGCRRSLQSYIIEKDG, from the coding sequence ATGGAATACCGCATCGATGATCAGGCGCTTTCCGCCGAAAGGTTCCTCCCGTTTGTCAACCAGGTCTGGCCTGGGAACTACGACGTGGAAAAAACAGAGCAGGCATTAAAAAAGACGGTCAATATCACCGCATACGACGGCGGCACGCTGGTTGGCTGTCTCCGGCTCCTTACGGACGGCTGTTTTTTCGGCACCATTACAGAGCTTCTCGTCCTTCCCCAATATCAGAGGCAGGGGATCGGAAGCAGTCTTCTTGGGCTTGCAAAGGAGCATACCCCGACCATGCTGTATTTCGGGGCGCAGCCAGGGTTAGAGGGATTTTATGAAAAGAACGGATGCAGACGGAGCCTCCAGTCCTACATCATAGAAAAGGACGGATGA
- a CDS encoding helix-turn-helix transcriptional regulator codes for MQQERRKKGITQEKLAEYTGISWSAISRFETGQSMLSVERLLKIVEALDIGIEAVFCDYVKIVPDMENETTREILKLINGCDDREKQYLLESLRVRLECIRGTMYRGHGLKRE; via the coding sequence GTGCAGCAGGAGAGAAGAAAGAAAGGTATCACACAGGAAAAACTGGCGGAGTACACGGGAATCTCGTGGAGCGCCATCAGCCGCTTTGAAACAGGCCAGAGCATGCTGAGCGTGGAGCGGCTTTTAAAAATCGTTGAGGCGTTGGATATCGGAATCGAGGCCGTCTTCTGCGATTACGTGAAAATCGTGCCGGACATGGAAAATGAAACGACCCGGGAGATCCTGAAGCTCATAAACGGCTGTGATGACAGGGAAAAGCAGTACCTGTTAGAGAGCCTCCGGGTGCGCCTGGAGTGCATCCGCGGCACGATGTACAGGGGGCATGGCCTGAAAAGAGAGTAA
- a CDS encoding dipeptide ABC transporter ATP-binding protein, which produces MEGKKPGAADGRPLLSVEHLKTYFDVTKGIFSKRQIVKAVDDVSFSVGEGETFGLVGESGCGKSTLGRTLVKIYPATSGRILYKGKDIANLHGEEEKAFRKEVQMIFQDPYASLNPRMTVGEIIKEPMEIHGILNSAKEREERAAELLKTVGLKPDHIRRYPHEFSGGQRQRISIARTLALNPKFIICDEPISALDVSIQAQIINLLQEIQQEMGISYLFVAHDLSMVNYISHRIGVMYLGHLVEVGEADELYGNPIHPYTKALLSAIPIPDPDVAKARSRIRLEGELPTPINPPAGCPFAGRCPYADEQCRKELPPMEDFGGHMAACWHVKEAAKV; this is translated from the coding sequence ATGGAAGGAAAGAAGCCGGGAGCGGCAGACGGAAGGCCGCTGCTCTCCGTGGAACATTTAAAGACGTATTTTGACGTGACAAAGGGGATTTTTTCCAAAAGGCAGATCGTAAAGGCCGTGGACGATGTGAGCTTTTCCGTCGGCGAGGGCGAAACCTTTGGCCTCGTGGGCGAGTCCGGCTGTGGAAAGTCCACACTGGGGCGGACGTTAGTAAAAATTTACCCGGCCACGTCGGGAAGGATCCTATATAAAGGAAAGGACATTGCGAACCTTCACGGCGAGGAAGAAAAAGCTTTCCGGAAGGAAGTCCAGATGATTTTCCAGGATCCCTACGCATCCTTAAATCCCAGGATGACCGTCGGAGAGATCATCAAGGAGCCCATGGAGATCCACGGGATCTTAAACTCCGCAAAGGAGCGCGAGGAGCGGGCGGCTGAGCTTTTAAAGACCGTAGGCTTAAAGCCGGATCATATCCGCCGCTATCCCCACGAGTTTTCCGGCGGACAGAGGCAGAGGATTTCCATCGCAAGGACGCTGGCGTTAAATCCGAAATTTATCATCTGCGACGAGCCGATTTCGGCTCTGGACGTGTCCATCCAGGCGCAGATCATCAACCTGCTCCAGGAAATCCAGCAGGAGATGGGGATTTCCTACCTGTTTGTTGCCCATGACTTAAGCATGGTAAACTATATTTCCCACCGGATCGGCGTCATGTACCTGGGACACCTGGTGGAAGTGGGAGAGGCCGATGAGCTTTACGGGAACCCGATCCATCCCTACACGAAGGCGCTTCTTTCTGCCATCCCGATCCCGGATCCCGATGTGGCAAAGGCGAGATCGAGGATCCGCCTGGAGGGCGAGCTTCCGACGCCCATCAATCCGCCGGCCGGCTGCCCGTTTGCAGGGCGCTGTCCATATGCCGATGAGCAGTGCAGGAAGGAGCTGCCGCCGATGGAGGACTTTGGCGGGCATATGGCGGCCTGCTGGCATGTGAAGGAAGCGGCAAAGGTATAA
- a CDS encoding ABC transporter ATP-binding protein: MALLEVKDLHVDFETDQGTVHAVRGISFSVGESEAVGIVGESGSGKSVTMYSVMGLLARNGSITEGSVKFGRQEITEAAFPNHKAYEACMNQIRGNEMSMIFQDPMTFLNPVVKIGKQITEVIKNHNKVSDAEARTRAIELMRQVGIPSPEKRLNQYPHEFSGGMRQRIIIAIALACNPKLIIADEPTTALDVTIQAQVLDLIKDMKNKLDSSVIMITHDLGVVASLCDRILIMYGGKIVETGSDREIFYEPKHPYTMGLLRCVHNPEKKDKLKPIAGSPPDLLKPPAGCPFVDRCPEAMKICKMQMPPVTTYSETHQCACWLEEARKRKGEQNG; this comes from the coding sequence ATGGCATTACTGGAAGTAAAAGATTTGCATGTAGATTTTGAAACCGACCAGGGAACCGTCCATGCGGTGCGCGGCATCTCCTTTTCGGTCGGGGAGTCGGAGGCCGTCGGCATCGTCGGCGAGTCGGGGAGCGGAAAGAGCGTTACCATGTATTCGGTCATGGGACTGCTTGCGAGAAACGGCTCCATCACCGAAGGAAGCGTGAAATTTGGGAGACAGGAAATCACCGAGGCCGCCTTCCCGAACCACAAGGCGTATGAGGCCTGCATGAACCAGATCCGCGGAAATGAGATGTCCATGATTTTCCAGGATCCGATGACATTTTTAAACCCGGTGGTAAAGATTGGAAAACAGATCACCGAGGTCATTAAAAACCACAATAAGGTGAGCGATGCCGAGGCGAGGACGCGGGCTATTGAGCTCATGCGCCAGGTGGGGATCCCGTCCCCGGAAAAACGATTAAACCAGTATCCCCACGAGTTCTCCGGCGGCATGCGCCAGAGGATTATCATCGCCATTGCATTGGCCTGCAACCCGAAGCTCATCATCGCCGATGAGCCGACGACGGCCCTTGACGTGACGATCCAGGCACAGGTTCTCGACCTCATTAAAGATATGAAAAACAAGCTGGATTCCTCGGTCATCATGATTACCCATGACCTTGGTGTCGTCGCCAGCTTATGCGACCGGATCCTTATCATGTACGGCGGGAAGATTGTGGAGACGGGGAGCGACAGGGAAATTTTCTATGAGCCGAAGCACCCGTACACCATGGGACTTCTCCGGTGCGTCCATAATCCGGAGAAGAAGGATAAATTAAAGCCCATCGCCGGATCGCCGCCGGATCTTTTAAAGCCGCCGGCCGGCTGCCCGTTTGTGGACCGGTGCCCGGAGGCCATGAAAATCTGCAAAATGCAGATGCCGCCGGTGACAACGTATTCTGAGACGCATCAGTGTGCCTGCTGGCTGGAAGAGGCGAGAAAGAGAAAGGGGGAGCAGAATGGCTGA
- a CDS encoding ABC transporter permease has translation MTETKEMLDDSLFEKLSDSEKNTEFIAMESKTYLRDAWDCFKKNRLALAGLIFLGVMIVLAIVVPMVSPYTYDAQDLDLRNALPSAAHPLGTDKLGRDILVRLMFGARISLAVGFVAAFLNLIIGVVYGGIAGYAGGKVDMVMMRIVDCIYSIPSMLYVILIMMVFGSNIGSVLLGICISSWIGMARQVRTQVQTLKQQEFALAAYVIGAGRARILFKHLIINCMGPIIVSTTLMVPDAIFTESFLAFIGIGISLPQASWGTLASEARSVIQSYPLQIVWPVAAICLTVLSLNFIGDGVGEALDPKNR, from the coding sequence ATGACAGAGACGAAAGAAATGCTCGACGACTCTCTCTTTGAGAAGCTGTCGGACAGTGAAAAAAATACGGAATTCATCGCCATGGAAAGCAAGACCTATCTGCGTGACGCGTGGGACTGCTTTAAAAAGAACAGGCTGGCCCTGGCCGGCCTCATTTTCCTGGGAGTTATGATTGTTTTGGCGATTGTCGTACCGATGGTATCGCCCTACACCTACGACGCTCAGGATCTGGATCTGAGAAATGCCCTTCCGTCGGCCGCCCATCCGTTAGGGACCGACAAGCTGGGCCGCGACATCCTCGTGCGGCTGATGTTCGGCGCCAGAATCAGCCTGGCCGTCGGCTTTGTGGCAGCGTTTTTGAACCTGATTATCGGCGTAGTCTACGGCGGCATTGCCGGATACGCCGGCGGCAAGGTGGACATGGTGATGATGCGGATCGTGGACTGCATCTACTCGATCCCCTCCATGCTGTACGTGATTTTAATCATGATGGTGTTCGGCTCCAACATCGGCTCCGTGCTCCTTGGAATCTGCATTTCCTCCTGGATCGGCATGGCAAGGCAGGTGCGTACCCAGGTACAGACCTTAAAGCAGCAGGAGTTTGCCCTGGCGGCTTACGTCATCGGCGCCGGCCGTGCGCGGATCCTCTTTAAGCACCTGATCATCAACTGCATGGGCCCGATCATCGTTTCCACGACGCTCATGGTGCCGGACGCGATTTTTACGGAGTCCTTCCTGGCCTTCATCGGCATCGGCATTTCCCTGCCGCAGGCAAGCTGGGGAACCTTGGCCAGCGAGGCCCGCTCCGTGATCCAGAGCTATCCCCTTCAGATTGTATGGCCGGTGGCAGCCATCTGCCTCACCGTCCTTTCCTTAAACTTTATCGGTGACGGCGTCGGCGAGGCGTTAGACCCGAAGAACCGTTAG
- a CDS encoding ABC transporter permease, which produces MLRYIAKRLAVGVVTLFLLATITFFLMHIIPGSPFAGDTVKLPAKVIEKLYEKYGLDKPVTEQYVVYMKNLLHGDFGVSIYRKGKDIEKIIASGLPYTAKLGAVSFCFAMVTGIFMGTVAAFSKRKWVSNLVLFLATVGVSMPGFLLSVLLMLLFGVVLQWLPFVGLTSPLHYILPAAGIAFYPISMIARLVRSSLREVMRQDYMVLAKSKGTPEKLVIWRHGLKNAMLPVITYAGPLIATMLTGSFVIESLYSIPGIGAEFVTSITNRDYTMIMALTILYGSFIIVANIITDILNALIDPRIKLGR; this is translated from the coding sequence ATGTTAAGATACATTGCAAAGCGTCTGGCAGTCGGCGTCGTGACGCTGTTTCTGCTGGCGACCATCACCTTTTTCCTCATGCATATCATCCCGGGTTCGCCGTTTGCCGGCGACACGGTGAAGCTTCCGGCAAAGGTGATTGAAAAGCTGTATGAAAAATACGGCCTCGACAAGCCGGTCACGGAGCAGTATGTGGTGTACATGAAAAACCTGCTCCATGGGGATTTCGGCGTCTCCATCTACCGGAAAGGAAAAGACATTGAAAAAATCATCGCCTCTGGCCTTCCCTACACGGCGAAGCTGGGCGCCGTGAGCTTCTGCTTTGCCATGGTGACAGGCATTTTTATGGGCACGGTGGCGGCGTTTTCCAAGCGGAAATGGGTGTCGAACCTGGTGCTGTTTCTGGCGACGGTGGGCGTCAGCATGCCGGGATTTTTGCTCTCGGTGCTTTTAATGCTGTTATTCGGCGTAGTGCTCCAGTGGCTGCCCTTTGTGGGCCTTACCTCGCCGCTCCACTACATCCTGCCGGCAGCCGGAATCGCCTTTTACCCGATCTCCATGATCGCAAGGCTGGTGCGTTCAAGCCTCAGAGAGGTCATGCGCCAGGACTACATGGTGCTGGCAAAATCCAAGGGCACGCCGGAAAAGCTGGTGATCTGGCGCCATGGGCTGAAAAACGCCATGCTGCCGGTCATCACCTACGCCGGCCCCTTGATCGCCACGATGCTCACGGGAAGCTTTGTCATCGAAAGCTTATATTCGATTCCCGGCATCGGCGCGGAATTTGTCACCAGCATTACGAACCGTGACTACACGATGATTATGGCGCTTACGATCCTCTACGGCTCGTTTATCATTGTCGCCAACATCATCACGGACATTTTAAACGCGCTCATTGACCCGCGGATCAAGCTTGGCAGATAG
- a CDS encoding S9 family peptidase, which yields MESIKIDDLLKFKFLSGVAASPSGKKAAFLVKQACRKKNGYDSWVYIVDFGTKEVRKLTSFGAETLLSFDSEDALLFASSRKHEDRPEKNQEKTVFYRLPLQGGEAVRAFELPYSVGSIKKMDDGVYVFSAVVDLNKPSEEEKLKEYQDYHILEELPYWENGAYFVSRFRNSLFLFDENAGGAEKIRKVTEDLFAVDGFRTEGDAIVYTGAAYDRLLPKTKGLYSYNKKTGETKTLVEPDKLRIGLFDCAGDRIVFAGSAMDHHGSGQYPDIYVWENGHTDFAARFGHSVGSVPTSDIMLGGGEKFLACGQKAYFTACVGTRGELYRYENGAVEKAFDFDGAIDCFAACEGGFVFVGRTPGKLQELYLYHEESGVCEQLTHINEAAFDGKYVGELHDAGFTDSDGVHIDGWVILPKDYDPNKKYPAILDMHGGPRVAFGTTLFHEMQTFAGNGYFVFLCNPRGADGRDDDFADLRGKYGTVDFKDFMEFTDHVLKLYPAIDEKRLGVTGGSYGGWMTNWIIGHTDRFAAAVSQRSFSNWLSDFGCSEIGFSFDVDENGGKTPWTAPKELWERSPVAYADKAKTPTLFIHSLKDYNCPLSEGMQMFAALKYHGVPSKAFLFEGENHELSRSGKPLHRMRRLSEMTAWFDKYLKGLDD from the coding sequence ATGGAAAGCATAAAAATCGACGATTTGCTCAAATTTAAGTTTTTATCCGGAGTTGCGGCGTCGCCGTCCGGGAAAAAGGCAGCCTTTCTTGTAAAGCAGGCATGCCGGAAAAAAAACGGCTATGATTCTTGGGTCTATATCGTGGATTTTGGCACAAAAGAAGTCAGGAAACTGACTTCTTTTGGCGCTGAAACCCTTCTTTCCTTTGACAGCGAGGACGCGCTTCTCTTCGCATCGTCAAGAAAGCATGAAGACCGGCCGGAAAAAAATCAGGAAAAAACCGTATTTTACAGGCTCCCGCTCCAGGGAGGCGAGGCCGTGCGCGCCTTTGAGCTTCCCTATTCGGTGGGCAGTATCAAAAAAATGGATGACGGCGTCTACGTCTTTTCGGCTGTCGTGGACTTAAATAAGCCGTCAGAGGAAGAGAAACTGAAGGAATATCAGGACTATCACATTTTAGAAGAGCTCCCCTACTGGGAAAACGGCGCTTATTTCGTGTCCCGCTTCCGCAATTCCCTGTTCCTGTTTGACGAAAACGCTGGCGGGGCGGAGAAAATCCGCAAGGTGACGGAGGATTTATTTGCCGTTGACGGCTTCCGGACAGAGGGGGATGCCATCGTCTATACCGGCGCCGCCTATGACAGGCTGCTTCCGAAGACAAAGGGACTTTATTCCTATAATAAAAAGACGGGCGAGACGAAGACGCTGGTGGAGCCGGATAAGCTGCGGATCGGCCTTTTCGACTGCGCCGGAGACCGCATCGTATTTGCAGGGAGCGCCATGGACCATCATGGATCCGGCCAGTACCCGGACATCTACGTGTGGGAAAACGGCCATACGGACTTTGCGGCCAGGTTCGGCCATTCGGTAGGCTCTGTCCCCACCAGCGACATTATGTTAGGCGGCGGCGAAAAGTTTTTGGCCTGCGGACAGAAGGCATACTTTACGGCATGCGTCGGAACACGCGGGGAACTGTACCGGTATGAAAACGGGGCGGTGGAAAAGGCCTTTGACTTTGACGGGGCCATCGACTGCTTTGCTGCCTGTGAAGGCGGTTTTGTCTTTGTGGGACGGACACCGGGAAAGCTTCAGGAGCTTTATCTGTACCATGAAGAGAGCGGTGTCTGCGAACAGCTTACCCATATCAATGAAGCTGCGTTTGACGGAAAATACGTGGGCGAGCTTCACGATGCCGGCTTTACGGATTCCGACGGCGTCCATATCGACGGATGGGTGATTCTCCCGAAGGACTACGACCCCAATAAGAAATACCCGGCCATTTTGGACATGCACGGCGGCCCGCGGGTGGCCTTTGGAACCACGCTGTTCCATGAGATGCAGACCTTTGCCGGAAACGGCTATTTCGTGTTCTTATGCAATCCGAGAGGCGCCGACGGACGTGACGATGATTTCGCCGACCTGCGCGGAAAATACGGCACTGTTGACTTTAAGGATTTCATGGAATTCACCGACCATGTGTTAAAGCTCTATCCGGCCATCGACGAAAAGCGCCTTGGCGTCACCGGCGGAAGCTACGGCGGCTGGATGACCAACTGGATCATCGGCCATACCGACCGGTTCGCGGCTGCCGTCAGCCAGAGAAGCTTTTCCAACTGGCTTTCGGATTTTGGGTGCAGTGAGATCGGCTTTTCCTTTGACGTGGACGAAAACGGCGGAAAGACGCCGTGGACGGCTCCGAAGGAGCTCTGGGAGCGTTCGCCGGTGGCCTACGCCGATAAGGCAAAAACTCCGACCTTATTTATCCACTCCTTAAAGGACTACAACTGTCCCCTTTCCGAGGGCATGCAGATGTTTGCGGCCTTAAAATACCACGGCGTGCCGTCGAAAGCCTTCCTCTTTGAGGGGGAGAACCATGAGCTTTCCAGAAGCGGGAAGCCGCTCCACAGGATGCGCCGGCTTTCTGAGATGACGGCCTGGTTTGACAAATATTTAAAGGGCCTTGACGACTAA
- a CDS encoding peptide ABC transporter substrate-binding protein: MKKQFLAVLLSASMCAGLLAGCGSSSEGQTEADTKTEAGTNEGGSETAEDGEPVEVTVGVAQQFTTLDPGLSTETVNRYAIAHMYSGLYKKLEDGSVVPELAAEEAEVSEDGLTYTVKIKEGLTWSDGEPVTANDFVYAVNRNLTYGAENGFVTDKLVRYLEGAEEYLADTEVDLSTFSFAGVEALDDTTVVYHLKTPCAFFTGLLCGSAFLPLREDVAEPGFSEWSVEPGYPVTGAYVLDYCNENEKVVLTKNENYYDAENVTVDQITFQVMPDMDAQAAAFKTGDIDAALSINASIVATYENPEELWNRPQQSVYSIDLNSGETGPEALKDVNVRRALAVAINREEIVKAINAGDFYTPLYGYVPHGMMGAEKDFREESDEKQKFQEYDPELAKELLAEAGYDESNPLTLRYKYSNNSIHADVAQMLEQMWKAVGVNIELDVVESGVFYDQVDQGDFDLARYGLSCTNDPSEFLNQWTKAMQPVPAVADDAYDQMMTDVTKIIDRTDYMNELHEIEKYLVEDQVYVIPLFDFNEPALKSEHLKGVYMVPGDVPVYSYAYFE, encoded by the coding sequence ATGAAAAAACAGTTTTTAGCCGTTCTGCTTTCTGCGTCCATGTGCGCGGGACTTCTGGCAGGCTGCGGGAGCAGCAGCGAGGGACAGACAGAGGCAGATACGAAGACAGAAGCAGGAACCAATGAAGGCGGCAGCGAGACTGCCGAAGACGGAGAACCAGTCGAGGTGACGGTCGGCGTTGCCCAGCAGTTTACGACTCTGGATCCGGGCCTTTCCACGGAGACCGTGAACCGCTATGCCATTGCCCACATGTATTCCGGCCTCTATAAGAAGCTGGAAGACGGAAGCGTCGTTCCGGAGCTGGCGGCCGAAGAGGCCGAAGTCAGTGAGGACGGCCTGACCTACACCGTTAAAATAAAAGAAGGGCTTACCTGGAGCGACGGCGAGCCGGTTACGGCCAATGATTTCGTCTACGCCGTCAACAGGAACCTGACATACGGCGCAGAAAACGGTTTCGTCACCGACAAGCTTGTGAGATACTTAGAGGGTGCCGAAGAATACCTTGCCGACACAGAAGTGGATCTTTCCACCTTCTCCTTTGCAGGCGTGGAAGCCCTTGACGACACGACGGTAGTCTACCATTTAAAGACGCCGTGTGCCTTCTTTACCGGCCTTCTCTGCGGCAGCGCGTTCCTTCCGCTGCGGGAAGACGTGGCAGAGCCTGGCTTCAGCGAGTGGTCCGTAGAGCCGGGATATCCGGTAACAGGCGCTTATGTGCTGGATTACTGCAATGAAAACGAAAAAGTTGTCCTTACGAAGAATGAAAATTACTACGATGCAGAAAATGTGACCGTAGATCAGATCACGTTCCAGGTTATGCCGGATATGGATGCCCAGGCGGCAGCCTTCAAAACAGGCGACATTGACGCGGCCCTTTCCATCAACGCCTCCATCGTCGCCACTTATGAAAATCCGGAAGAGCTCTGGAACCGTCCGCAGCAGTCGGTTTACTCCATCGACTTAAACTCCGGCGAAACCGGCCCTGAGGCATTAAAGGATGTCAATGTCCGCCGTGCTCTTGCCGTTGCCATCAACCGCGAGGAAATCGTAAAAGCTATCAACGCCGGCGACTTCTACACCCCGCTTTACGGCTATGTGCCCCACGGCATGATGGGTGCAGAGAAGGATTTCCGCGAAGAGTCCGACGAGAAGCAGAAATTCCAGGAGTACGATCCGGAGTTAGCAAAAGAGCTGCTTGCAGAAGCCGGCTATGACGAGTCCAACCCGCTGACGCTGCGCTACAAATACTCCAACAACTCCATCCACGCAGACGTTGCCCAGATGCTTGAGCAGATGTGGAAAGCCGTCGGCGTCAACATCGAACTGGATGTGGTGGAGTCCGGCGTGTTCTACGATCAGGTAGACCAGGGCGATTTCGATCTGGCGCGCTACGGCCTGTCCTGTACCAACGACCCGTCCGAGTTCTTAAACCAGTGGACAAAGGCCATGCAGCCGGTACCGGCCGTGGCTGACGACGCTTATGACCAGATGATGACGGATGTCACAAAGATCATCGACCGCACCGATTACATGAACGAGCTTCACGAGATTGAGAAATACCTGGTAGAAGATCAGGTATATGTCATCCCGCTCTTCGACTTCAACGAGCCGGCCTTAAAGAGCGAGCACTTAAAGGGCGTTTACATGGTACCGGGCGATGTACCGGTTTATTCCTACGCATATTTTGAATAA
- a CDS encoding LysR family transcriptional regulator yields MINISWLMQFLEVTDRKSINKAAEELYISQSVLSRNIKKLEEYMGYPLLVRSNQGIRLTKEGRLLYQCSMPLKEEIKTIELLRKKKEVMGCSELHIYLFSLLLKSELLLDYVSGDNGDSIILKIYETKLMDLLQGVQDDEFGVGIAVLSDPEVAALENKVSQSSLTMEVLDQGGLYLQVRESCTDFDRQERLPEDRLKDMRYIHLDLDIYSILRLGIKINGVPLTSLKQVIQVNSYSAMMGLLAETNSFSFGSKWQADEMKRHGIKCIEIPDAETKMNLVLFLNSQAVSLEARAFVNILKRAYHLLP; encoded by the coding sequence ATGATAAATATTTCCTGGCTGATGCAGTTTTTGGAGGTTACAGACAGAAAAAGCATCAACAAAGCTGCGGAAGAACTCTATATCAGCCAGTCCGTACTCAGCAGAAATATAAAAAAGCTGGAAGAATACATGGGATATCCATTGCTTGTCCGCTCCAATCAGGGAATCCGTCTGACAAAAGAAGGACGGCTGTTATATCAGTGCAGCATGCCCCTGAAAGAGGAGATAAAGACCATTGAGCTGCTGCGGAAAAAGAAAGAAGTGATGGGATGTTCCGAGCTTCACATCTATTTGTTTTCGCTTTTGCTGAAGTCTGAGCTGCTGCTCGATTATGTTTCCGGGGACAACGGCGATTCGATCATATTAAAGATTTATGAAACGAAGCTGATGGACTTGCTGCAAGGCGTTCAGGACGATGAGTTCGGAGTGGGAATTGCGGTATTAAGTGATCCGGAAGTCGCGGCCCTGGAGAACAAAGTATCACAAAGCTCTCTTACTATGGAGGTTTTGGATCAGGGCGGGCTGTATCTCCAGGTTCGGGAATCCTGCACAGACTTTGACCGGCAGGAGAGGCTGCCGGAAGATCGTTTAAAAGATATGCGGTACATCCATCTGGATCTGGACATATATTCCATTCTGCGTCTTGGAATTAAGATCAATGGGGTGCCGCTGACAAGCCTGAAACAGGTGATACAGGTCAACAGCTATTCTGCCATGATGGGGCTTCTGGCTGAGACAAACAGTTTCAGCTTTGGAAGCAAGTGGCAGGCAGACGAGATGAAGCGCCATGGGATCAAATGCATTGAGATCCCCGATGCGGAGACGAAAATGAACCTGGTTCTGTTTTTGAATAGCCAGGCCGTTTCTTTGGAGGCCAGGGCATTTGTAAACATACTGAAAAGAGCATACCATCTGCTTCCATGA